Below is a window of Spirochaetae bacterium HGW-Spirochaetae-1 DNA.
TTCCCGAAATGAGAAAGCCGATCTGTTTGCCCGCGTATACCGGGACATGGTTGTTGAAAAAAGACCTGTCGAAATACTCCTTCCATTTAGATGAAAGGTACCTGTCCCTGACGCTGCCGCATATGAACAGAATGTCGGCCTTTCTCACCTTCGTGTTGAAAAACTCACGGTAATCGTCGCCCGATCCGTACACGCAGGTGTTGTCATAGCCGCACTGTATGCATCCAAGGCAGCCCCCCTTAATATCGAGATCACGCAGGTTGATGATTTCCGGTTTGCTCGTGAAGGACGCAGCAAGCCGGCTTACCATGCCCCCGAGGTTTTTGTCTCCTTTCTGCATATCCGTCAATATGAGAATATTTTTATCCCCCTGGTCTATCCCTTTGTTCGTTTTGCCCGGTTTATAAGCGGACCGTACGGGTATGAGCGGAGGATAGACCCGGTTGGCGGGGATCCTGTTTTCAACGGCAAAAAAGAATTGATTCGCGAACTGGAGTAGGTTGAGGCGGGCAAGCCTGTGTGTCAGATCATACATGTCAGGGGAATGCGATCCGGCATATTTCATCCCCAGGTCATCACATATGGCCCTCATGTAACTGTGGGCGGTGTGATCAAAAAAATGGATGGATGTTGTCAGGACCGCAGCGTATTTATTTTTAAAGGCGGAATCGGCCCCGCGTTCTGATACAAGCTCGATAAACCGCTTATACTGCGACGGCACCAGAAAGTAGTACAGGGGAAAGGCCCAGATAACGGCGTCCGATGACCGGACATCATTGATGATTGTCTTGAAGTTTTCCCGGTCTCTCTCGATTTTTTTTATATCATGGGAGATGTTGTGGATTACAAATTCATGAGCGGGATAGTGCTGCTGAATATAAAGAACATACTGCATGGTGGCGCTAAGATCACCCTTGGGGCTTCCATTGAGGACCGTTATTTTCATGGTTTTTCTCCTCGCGGTTATGTAGATTGTCCCACCGTTACAAATTGGATTAAAAGCATTGCATGAACTGAACTTTCTGTCAACAGTTAAACACGGGGCAGCAGTTCGGGCAGAAGCCCATCAGTTTTTTGAAATGGTCCGCCGTCTTCCGGTGAACTGCTGTTTAAAAGTCATTTCACGCTGATTCGTGAAGCGCTGTCCCTGCTTTTCCGCCGGTCGCGAAGATTCAGATGAAGAGTCAGAGTCAGGGCCGTGATGAATACCCCCAGCGTGGCCCTGTCCACCAGGTCCGGGTCGAGCCACCGGCCGCTGATTTCATGAATGAGGAAGTGTATGTAGGAGTAAGAGGCTATGGGGTTGTGCAGAGCCTCCCGGACCTGCCAGTGCCAGTCCGTGCAGAAGCAGTATCCCCATCCGTACCAGATGCCCAGAATGAACCATGACATGGCCGTGAGGCCCATGGTGACGAGGTGAATTTTACGGGTCTTTCGCCATATCCATCCGAAAATGTTGAAGAGAGTGAAGACCGTATGAAAAAGAAGGAAAAAACGGTCCAGGATGGTGAGTAGTCCTGCTGGTATCATTCCTGCGATTCCTCCGGGACTGGTGACGATGGCCGGTTGCCCGGTTCTCCGGGGTGATCAATCCATTCTGATGAGCATTCCCTCGGCATTGTAGCCGTAGATATCGCCGGTGCGTGTTTCCTTGGAGGCGTACATGGCCGTATCGGCCTGGACAATGAGTTCCTCGTGCGTCATTGCCGTGTTGGGGCTGGGATAGGTGGCGATACCGATGGAGAGGGTTACATCCTTTACATCATTGTTGATATTTTCTTCTCCCACGATATCGGCCAGCTTTATTTTTTTTATCACGTCGCGGATTCTTCTGGCCACGACCAGGGCGCTGCGGTGGTTCGTTTCAGGGAGGAAAATGGAAAATTCATCACCGCCGAATCGCGCCGCGATATCATAGGGGCGGATGATATACTTCACCGATTCGAAATTATTCTCCAGGACCTTGTAGAGGTTTTCATCGATGAAGGAGCCCGATATTTTTTTCAGGACCTGATCGCCC
It encodes the following:
- a CDS encoding DUF2784 domain-containing protein, with translation MIPAGLLTILDRFFLLFHTVFTLFNIFGWIWRKTRKIHLVTMGLTAMSWFILGIWYGWGYCFCTDWHWQVREALHNPIASYSYIHFLIHEISGRWLDPDLVDRATLGVFITALTLTLHLNLRDRRKSRDSASRISVK
- a CDS encoding iron-sulfur protein is translated as MKITVLNGSPKGDLSATMQYVLYIQQHYPAHEFVIHNISHDIKKIERDRENFKTIINDVRSSDAVIWAFPLYYFLVPSQYKRFIELVSERGADSAFKNKYAAVLTTSIHFFDHTAHSYMRAICDDLGMKYAGSHSPDMYDLTHRLARLNLLQFANQFFFAVENRIPANRVYPPLIPVRSAYKPGKTNKGIDQGDKNILILTDMQKGDKNLGGMVSRLAASFTSKPEIINLRDLDIKGGCLGCIQCGYDNTCVYGSGDDYREFFNTKVRKADILFICGSVRDRYLSSKWKEYFDRSFFNNHVPVYAGKQIGFLISGNFAGLPFVREIFEAYTEMMYANLVDIVTDESGDSKLIDSLTGAMAASAVRYSKANYIRPHTFLSLGGKKIFRDDVFTRLKFPFVADYKFYKRNGIFDFPQKNRKARIIGSILTFMVKIPAFREEIYKHRMKEEMVKPLRKFIEKPG